The Yersinia entomophaga nucleotide sequence GGGACATTATCTGCGCCTAAAACCCCACCTGAACATGAAAAACCGGCGCTGCCTATCTGGCACGCCGGTTTCTTTTAGCACTCACACTCATTTATCAATCTGCATCGTAACCCAGATTAGGGGCCAGCCAGCGCTCGACTTCGGCTATCGGCATCCCTTTTCGCGCCGCGTAGTCTTCTACCTGATCTCGCTGAATCTGCGCTACGGCAAAGTATTTGCTTTCTGGATGGCTGAAATACCAGCCTGAAACCGAGGCTCCTGGCCACATGGCGTAGGATTCAGTCAGTTTCATTCCGGTGTGAGTCTCCACGTCCAGCAGCTTCCAGATTTGCCCTTTTTCCGTGTGTTCCGGACAGGCCGGATAACCCGGAGCCGGACGAATCCCCTGATAGTTTTCCCGCACCAATTCTTCATTACTCAGGTTTTCATTTGGCGCAAAGCCCCAGTACACCTTGCGCACCCGCTCATGCAGATATTCGGCAAAAGCCTCCGCCAAACGATCGGATAAGGCTTTAATCATGATTTTATTGTAATCATCATGCTGAGCATCGTAAGCCTCCGCCAGAGCATCTTCCTCCAGTCCACCGGTCACGGCAAAAGCGCCGATGTAGTCAGCTTTACCGCTGGTTTTTGGCGCAACGTAATCCGCCAGACAATAATTAGGGAAGTCATTTTTTTCCGTTTGCTGCCGCAAATGGTGGCTCACCAGCAGCACGTCATCGCGACGTTCATCCCGATAAATCTCAATATCATCACCCACCCGATTGGCAGGGAACAGACCCACCACGCCTTTAGGATGCAATGATCCTTCTGATGAGAGCTTATCCAGCATCTGATTTGCATCAGCAAACAGACGCTTAGCCTCTTCTCCCACCACTTCATCTTCCAAAATGCGCGGATACTTGCCGGCCAACGACCAGGTCATAAAGAATGGTGTCCAATCGATATAATTTCGCAGTGTTTCAATGCTGGCTTCGACCTGCTGAACCCCAAGCTTATGGACTACCGGCGGCGTATAATTTTCCCAGTCAATCACCGTAGCGTTATCCCGCGCAGCTTGCAGGCTGACCGGCGGCGTCCGCGGTTTTTTACGCGCATGCTGAATACGGACGGTTTCATACTCTTTGCGAGTTTTAGCAATAAATTCGTCCCGTTGCGCGTCCGAAAGCAACGCCGATACCACCCCAACACTACGAGAAGCATTAGAAACGTAAGTGGTTGAGCCGCTGTAGTTTTGCTCAATCTTAACCGCCGTATGCGCTTTGGACGTGGTTGCGCCACCAATGAGCAACGGCAAGGTAAAGCCCTGGCGTTCCATCTCTTTGGCTACGTTAACCATTTCATCCAGCGACGGGGTAATCAGACCGGATAAACCGATAATATCGACTTTTTCCTCTCGCGCAGTGCGCAGGATTTTCTCGGTTGGCACCATGACACCCAAATCGATAATTTCGTAGTTATTACACTGTAGAACCACGCCAACAATGTTTTTACCGATGTCATGCACATCGCCTTTAACCGTCGCCAGCAGGATCTTGCCGGCGGTGGTGCCTTTCTGCTTACTGGCCTCAATATAAGGTTCCAAATAGGCCACGGCCTGTTTCATCACCCGGGCGGATTTCACCACCTGTGGCAGAAACATTTTGCCCTCGCCAAACAAATCACCCACCACGTTCATGCCGGCCATTAACGGGCCTTCAATCACTTCAATCGGTCTGTCGGCTTCCTGACGAGCCTCTTCGGTATCCAGTTCGATAAATTCGGTAATGCCTTTCACCAACGAATATTCCAACCGTTTCACCACCGGCCAGCCTCGCCATTCCGCCTGCTGCACCGCAACTTCATCACTTTTGCTGCCACGAAACTTTTCGGCGATATCCAGCAGTCGCTCGGTGCTGTCATTACGGCGGTTCAGAATCACATCTTCAACCGCATCACGCAATTCATCGGATAAATCGTCGTAAATTGCCAATTGACCTGCGTTGACTATCCCCATATCCATGCCGCTGCGAATGGCGTAATACAGGAAAACCGCATGGATCGCTTCACGTACCGGGTCGTTGCCACGGAACGAGAAAGAAACGTTGGAAACGCCGCCTGAAATGAGGGCGTGAGGCAGCTCGCCTTTAATATCCGCACAGGCCTCAATAAAATCAACGGCATAGTTATTATGTTCTTCAATACCAGTAGCAACAGCAAAGATATTTGGGTCAAAAATAATATCTTCCGGCGGGAAGCCGACGGTTTCCGTCAGCAGCTTATAGGCGCGACGACAAATCTCGATTTTGCGCGCGCGAGTATCGGCCTGCCCAGCTTCATCAAAAGCCATCACTACCATGGCCGCACCGTAACGACGTACCAATTTAGCGTGATGAATAAAGGCTGCCTCGCCTTCCTTCATCGAAATCGAGTTAACAATTCCTTTGCCCTGAATGCACTTAAGCCCCTTTTCGATCACGTCCCATTTCGAGGAATCGATCATGATAGGTACGCGGGCAATATCCGGTTCACCGGCAATCAGATTCAGGAAACGCACCATCGCCGCTTCCGCATCCAACATGCCTTCATCCATATTGATATCAATGATTTGCGCACCGCTTTCTACCTGCTGGCGAGCCACATCTAAAGCTTCAGCGTATTTCTCTTCCTTAATCAGCCGTTTGAAACGAGCAGAGCCGGTCACGTTGGTTCGTTCGCCCACGTTGACAAATAACGTATTGGCATCAATGGTTAAGGGTTCCAACCCAGCCAGACGGCAGGCGACCGGAATCTGCGGTAATGCGCGCGGCGGCATGCCAGCGACGGCTTTTACCATCGCGGCAATATGACGCGGCGTAGTCCCACAGCAGCCACCAACGATATTCAGAAAGCCTGATCGCGCCCATTCAGCGATATGCTCAGCCATTTCTTTGGCGTCCAGATCGTATTCACCAAAAGCATTCGGTAAGCCAGCGTTGGGATGAGCACTAACGTAACACTCTGAAATTCTGGATAACTCAGCCACATACTGGCGTAACTCATCCGGCCCCAAAGCGCAGTTCAGGCCGAATGACAGCGGTTTTACGTGGCGCAATGAATTATAAAAAGCTTCGGTGGTTTGCCCGGAAAGCGTGCGGCCAGAGGCATCGGTGATGGTGCCAGATACCATTACCGGCAGCACCACGCCCAAGGCTTCAAATTCGGTTTCTACCGCAAAAGTTGCGGCTTTGGCGTTCAGGGTATCGAACACCGTTTCAATCATAATAATATCGACGCCGCCCTCCACCAGCGCTCGGGTGGATTCGCGGTAGGCTTCCACCAATTGATCGAAGCTAACGTTACGGAAAGCCGGATCGTTAACCTTGGGAGAAATAGAGGCAGTTCGGTTAGTCGGGCCAAGCACACCGGCAACGTAGCGCGGTTTATCCGGCGTTCGGGCGGTCCATTCATCGGCGCAGAGTCGGGCTAGTCGGGCGGCCTCGTAGTTAATCTCTGCCGAGAGCGACTCCATTTGATAATCCGCCATAGCAATGGTGGTGGAGTTAAAGGTATTGGTTTCAAGAATATCCGCACCGGCTTCAAGATAAGCATTGTGAATGGCGGTAATCACTTCGGGCTTGGAGAGAACCAATAGATCGTTATTTCCTTTCAGATCGCTCGGCCAATCCGCAAAACGTTCTCCGCGATAATCGGCTTCTTCCAGACGATAGCTCTGGATCATGGTGCCCATGCCGCCATCTAATACTAAAATACGTTTTGCCAGCTGCTGGTGCAGTTTTTCTACTCGATTTGTCACTGTCGCCTCTTCGCCTCGATGCCCTGCCAAATATCATCCCAGCCCATATTTCAGAGCCGTTTAACCTATCGGAACTGCTGCAAAAGCCAGCAAGCCATCCTAGCACAAGTTATAAGGCTAATGAGTCGACGGGAAGTTGAGACTTTTTCAGGTAGAAATCTGCACACATCGGATGAGCGTTTTGGCCCATTAGCATGCATAATTATAAAACGAAAATGAATTCCATTATATTTCCAGGGAGCTGATTTATGACGATACCGATTCCCATTAAACGGGGAAAGAAAACAAAGGCTAGTGGAGCTACATCAGCAGCGGCTACCGGTCAGGTTCAATCATTGACTCGCGGCCTTAAATTACTGGAATATATTTCCGAATCCCAAGGTCAGGTTGCTCTGACGGATCTGGCACAACAGGCCGGTTTACCTAATTCAACGACTCACCGCTTGCTGACTACTATGCAACAGCAGGGCTTCGTACGTCAGGTGGGAGATTTAGGGCTGTGGACCATGGGCGCGCAAGCGTTTGTCGTTGGCAGCAGCTTTTTACAAAGCCGCAATCTACTGGCCATGGTACATCCGATTCTGCGGCGTTTGATGGATGAATCCGGCGAAACCGTCAATCTGGCGGTATTGGATCACAGCGATTATCAGGCGATCATTATCGATCAGGTGCAATGTACCGCGCTGATGCGTATGTCTGCTCCTATTGGCGGTAAGCTTCCCATGCATGCTTCCGGTGCAGGAAAAGCGTTCTTGTCGACTCTGTCAGATGAAAAGCTGGTGCAGCTACTCCATAAAAAAGGTCTGCACGCCTACACCCAACACACCCGCACGAATCCGGTCAGTTTAAAAGAGAATTTGGCGCAAATTCGCAAGCAGGGCTATTCCTTCGATGATGAAGAACATGCGCTGGGCTTGCGTTGTATCGCTGCCTGTCTGTATGACGAACATCATGAAGCCTTCGCCGCTATCTCTATTTCTGGGCCGGTTTCACGCATCACCGATGACCGCGTGACCGAGCTAGGGGCGCTGGTTATTCACGCCGCCAAAGAAATTACGCAATCCTACGGCGGCGGTAATCGCTAAGTAAAATGCCTCACTCGCGCGCCGCTAGTGGGGCAAAAATCACCCTATAATCCGTTGTGAGAAGCGCTGCTTACGCCGATAGGCGAAAACATCCTCCACATGCCCATGACGAATACGCTGTTGCAAACCGCGCCAGTATTCAGCGTGGAATAAATCCTCGTGCATCTCTTCAAAGCAGGCTCTGACTTGCGGATCGCTGCAAAGAAAATGGCGGAACTCTTCAGGAAAAACATCATTTGGAGAAACGCTGTACCAAGGCTCGCTAGCCATTTCGTCCTCCGGATAGCGCGGCGGAGGAATATCACGGAAATTCACTTCGGTCATATAACAAATTTCATCGTAATCGTAGAAAACGACGCGTCCGTGGCGCGTGACGCCAAAGTTTTTAAACAGCATGTCGCCGGGGAAAATATTTGCTGCGGCTAGCTGTTTTATCGCATTGCCGTATTCTTCAATCGCGTCCCATAACTGCCGCTCATTAGCCTGCTCCATATAGATATTCAGCGGTATCATGCGCCGCTCCATATACAGATGCTTAATCACAATTTGGTCGCCTAAATCTTCCAGTTTTTCCGGCACTTCCAGCCGTAGCTCGGCCAGCAGTTCCTGACTGATACGATTCTTATCGATAACAAAATTTTCAAATTCCTGAGTATCCGCCATGCGCCCAACGCGGTCATGCTCTTTAACTAACTGATAGCACTCCTGCACTCGCGCCTGGCTGACCTCTTTTTGCGGAGCAAACTGGTCTTTAATCACTTTGAATACCCGATCGAAGGACGGCAAAGTAAATACCAGCATGACCATGCCTTTCACCCCTGGAGCAACAATAAACTGCTCATCGGATTGATGCACATAGGTGAGATATTCGCGGTAGCTTTCGGTTTTTCCGTGCTTTTGACAGCCTATCGCCATATACAATTCGGCGGTAGATTTGCCCGGTAAAATTTCCCTTAGCCATTCCACCATCGCCGCTGGCAACGGGGCATAAACCATGAAATAGGAGCGAGCGAAACCAAACACAATACTGGCCTCGGCTTTGCTGGTCAGGCAGGTGTCAATAAATAATGCTGCCGATTCATTGTGATGAATCGGCAGTAAGAACGGATGTACTCCGTCAGACAATCTGAGCTTTCCCACTAGCCACGCCGCTTTATTACGATAAAACAGTTCGTTGGCAATCTGGAAGCGAGCGGTAGCCAGTTGCTGCGGGCTAAATGCCTGTTGGAGCGCAGCAACGATATATTCAATGTCTCTGGGCAGATTTTCCCAAGGTAAACGAAGGGGTAAATCATTCAATATCGTCTGCAACATCGCAGATAAACCCTGCTCTGGCGTAAAATCCCGCGCCAATGGCCGTGGAATATCGCGAAAACGTCGTTCCGGCTGGGAGCTGAAAACAAAGAGCTTGTCCTGAGTTAACTCACGGTGTTTAAACAGGCGGCAATAAACCGAGTTAAAAAAGCTTTCGGCTATTTCGAAACGTGGATAATCCGGCAATAGATCGGTATAGATAGCTTTTACCCGCGCCAGAAATTCGGCGTCAAAACTTCCGCTGCCGGTAATGCGTTTTAGTTGCTCCACCACCAGTCCAACGTGGTGATCATAGAGATGAATTCGCTTTTTCATGGCTTGCTGAATCGCTTGCCAGTCGGCCTGCTCAAAGCGCTGCTGAGCGCCTGCGGTCACTTCCAGAAAGCGGCCATACTGTGCATCAAAACCCTGCAAAATAGTTTGGGCGATTAACTGCTCTAAGCTTATTGCCATGCTCACCTCCCGCTACACGGAACAGAGCCTGCATACGCAGGCTCCGGTTAACAATGATTGCTAGTTCGGCAGTAGGATTAGAACTGCTGCTCTTCTGTCGATCCGGTCAGCGCCGTTACTGAAGATTCGCCACCCTGAATGATATTGGTCACTTTATCAAAGTAACCGGTCCCTACTTCCTGCTGATGGGAAGCAAAGGTATAGCCACGATCCACCGAGGCAAATTCAGGCTGTTGCACTTTCTCTACGTAATGCTTCATTCCTTCGCCCTGAGCATAGGCGTGCGCCAGGTCGAACATGTTGAACCACATGCTGTGAATACCGGCCAGCGTAATAAACTGATATTTGTAGCCCATTGCAGCCAGATCTTCCTGGAAGCTGGCAATTTGCTTATCGCTAAGATTCTTTTTCCAGTTAAAGGACGGCGAGCAGTTATAAGCCAGCAATTTACCTGGGAATTTAGCGTGAACCGCATCGGCAAAACGCTTCGCCAGCGCCAAGTCCGGCGTAGAAGTTTCGCACCACACCAAATCTGCATAAGGGGCATAAGCCAGACCACGGCTAATCGCCTGCTCAATACCGGCGTGAGTGCGGAAGAAGCCTTCGGCGGTACGTTCGCCGCTGATAAATTCACGATCGTAAGGATCGCAGTCGGAAGTCAACAGATCCGCCGCATCAGCATCGGTACGAGCGATCAATAAGGTCGGTACACCCAATACGTCCGCCGCCAAGCGCGCAGCAACCAGTTTCTGAATAGCTTCCTGAGTTGGTACCAATACCTTGCCGCCCATGTGCCCACATTTCTTCACTGCCGCCAGCTGATCTTCGAAGTGAACGCCCGCTGCACCGGCTTCAATCATGGCTTTCATCAGTTCAAAAGCATTTAACACACCGCCAAAACCAGCTTCCGCATCAGCCACAATCGGCAGGAAATAATCGGTATAACCTTGAGTACCCGGCTCGATATTATTCGACCATTGGATTTGGTCAGCTCGGCGGAAACTGTTATTAATGCGTTTAACTACGGCAGGAACCGAATCTACCGGATATAAAGACTGGTCCGGATACATGCTGGATGCGGTATTGGCATCTGCCGCGACCTGCCAACCGGACAAATAAATAGCTTCCACACCGGCCTTAGCCTGCTGCAAAGCCTGACCGCCGGTTAATGCGCCCAAACAGTTGATGTAGCCTTTACGAGCGCCACCATGCAATAAATCCCACAGTTTTTGCGCACCGTGCTGCGCCAGCGTGCATTCCGGATTGACCGAGCCGCGCAATTTAATCACTTCTTCAGCGCTGTAAGGACGGGTAATCCCTTCCCAGCGCGCTGATTTCCAGTCTTGTTCCAATTGCTTGATTTGTTGAGCACGAGAGGTAGTCATTGTTCTTATCCTTATTATTAATTTGTAGGGTTATGCCAGCAGCGCGTAGCCAGGCAGGGTCAGGAAGTCGATCAGCTCGTCTTGTGTTGTTATACGTTCCATCAACTGAGCGGCTTCTTTAAAGCGGCCGGAATCAAAGCGTTCGGAACCAAGCTCTTGCTTAACAACCTGCATTTCTTCACTCAACATTGTGCGGAACAATTCTTTAGTGACTTTTTTCCCGTTACTCAGGGATTTTTGGTGGTGAATCCATTGCCAGATAGAGGTACGGGATATCTCAGCCGTCGCAGCATCTTCCATCAGTCCATAGATAGGTACGCAGCCGTTACCGGAGATCCAGGCTTCAATGTATTGCACCGCCACGCGGATATTGGCGCGCATACCTTCTTCGGTTCTTTCACCAGAACAGGGCTCTAGCAATTCAGCGGCGGTAATAGGTTTATCCTGTGCACGACTCACTTCCAATTGATTCGGACGATTCCCTAATACGCGATTAAATACTTCCATCACCGTATCTGCCAACCCCGGATGCGCAACCCAGGTGCCATCGTGGCCATTAGTGGCTTCCAATTCTTTATCGGCTCGGACTTTATCCAACACCCAAGCGTTCTTCTCTGCGTCTTTACTCGGAATAAAGGCCGCCATTCCCCCCATAGCCAACGCACCGCGCTTATGGCAGGTTTTTATCAGCAGGCGAGAGTATGCGCTGAGGAAAGGTTGAGTCATGGTGACGGATTGACGATCGGGCAAAACGCGATCGCTATGATTCTTCAATGTTTTGATATAGCTGAAAATGTAATCCCAGCGTCCGCAGTTAAGGCCAACAATGTGGTGACGCAGGTGATATAGGATTTCGTCCATCTGAAACACTGCAGGCAATGTTTCGATTAATACCGTGGCTTTAATGGTTCCCTGCGGCAAACCAAAGCGCTGTTCCGTAAAGGTAAAGACGTCGCTCCACCAGGCAGCTTCTTGGTAGGACTGCATTTTGGGCAGATAGAAATAAGGGCCACTACCATTCGCCAGCAGGTGTTCATAATTATGTAAGAAATAAAGGGCGAAATCGAACAGACCACCAGAGATAGCTTCTCCCTGATAAGTCACGTGTTTTTCAGGTAAATGCAGGCCGCGCACTCGCGCAATCAAAACCGCCGGATTTGGTTTTAGCTGGTAAATCTTGCCTGATTCATTGGTATAAGAAATAGTTCCTTTCACCGCATCATGCAGGTTAATTTGACCTTCAATCACTTTATCCCAACTCGGTGCCAGCGAATCTTCAAAATCTGCCATGAAGACTTTCACATTAGCATTCAGCGCGTTAATCACCATTTTGCGCTCTACCGGGCCGGTTATCTCAACCCGACGATCCTGTAAATCAGCAGGGATATTCTGAATTTTCCAGTCACCATTGCGAATGGAAGTGGTTTCCGAAATAAAGTCCGGCAATCCGCCATTATCAATGCCATGTTGCCATTTCTCGCGTGCAGCAAGGAGTTGACAGCGACGTTCTGAGAATTCAGCAACCAATTCCGTTAAAAACTCGATGGCCTGAGCGGTCAATACCTGACGCTCCGCAGTGGAAAACTTCTGCGTGAAGACTAACTCCGTGCCTACTAACTGTTGTGTCATTACCCTTTCCTCATCCCAATCTGACGGCATATACACCAACGCACAAGCGGCGTACTTACCGCCTGAGACGCATTTTATGAGTCATTGGCGGCAAGATTTTCTGGTCGTTTTTCACCCCAACAGAATTAAGAATAATCAATTAATCATGAAAATCAAAAACGATTTCCATTTTTATATTAAATATTTATTTAATCTTTATTTATCAATTGATTAACACAAATAACAAAATACACACTTCAGGAAAGGCATTCCATAAATGACAAAATTCCGTTGTAACATATTGTTTAATATAGAGATTAGACCAGTTGGAAAGGGATTGTTTATGCAGAATAGCAGAAGAAATGGTTAGGCGGCATCGATTCAGCCGCCATATAAAGATGAAATCAGTCGAGAGTCGGGTTCATTTGACGTAGATCGAACGGCGTAATCTGATAGACATAATAATTGAGCCAATTGGCAAATAATAAGTGTCCATGGCTACGCCATGAGGCTAATGGGCGCTGCGTAGGATCATTCTGTGGGAAGTAATTCAGTGGGACAGCAGGTTCCAGACCCGCAGCCCGATCCCGCGCATATTCCCCTGCCAGCGTATCCACATCGTATTCCGGATGGCCGGTAACGAAAGCGACTCTTTTATCCTTACTGGCAAACAGATAAGCACCGGCCTCATCGGAAGCCGCCAGAATATCCAGATCGGTGTATTGCTGCAAAATCTCAATCGGAAAATCTGCATAACGGGAATGAGGGGCAAAGAAGCTTTCATCAAAACCACGGGTCAATAACGCCAAAGGTTTCAGGGTTTGATGGCGATAAATCCCAGACAATTTTTCCTTACGAGTTAGTTTGGGAATCCCATAGAGAATGTTTAAGGCGGCCTGCACTGCCCAGCAGACAAATAGCGTTGATGTCACATGATCCTTGGCCCAGGTGATAATGCGTTCTATCTGCGGCCAATAGGCAACATCGCTGAAATCCACTAACCCAAGAGGAGCGCCGGTTACGATAAGTCCATCAAAATTCTGATTTTTAATCTCTTCAAAATCGCAATAGAAGTTATTCAGATGCTCCGCTGGCGTATTTTTCGATTCGCGGCTATCCACTCGTAGCAATTGAATATCCACTTGCAGGGGCGAGTTCGACAGTAAACGTAAAAACTGATTTTCCGTTTCTATCTTCTTAGGCATTAGATTCAGCACCAATACTTTTAGCGGTCGAATTTCCTGAGTTTTAGCTCTTGATGAAGTCATCACAAAAACATTCTCATTACGCAAGAAACTCACCGCAGGTAGTTCATCAGGGACCCGAATTGGCATGCCTACATCCTCAATATATCCGTTTATACGTTTAGACTTCCAGACACCTGAAGATAACTTTTTCCAAATACAAAGTCGAGTGATCAACAACAACCTGAAAATGTTTCATTGCGGTATTAAACCAATGCGCTGCTGTCCTTTACTTCCGCAGCGCGGCCTCGCATTTAGCCTGATTGCAAAATCACCCTCAATGATAGGAACAAATAACCAAAAAACATAAATATTATTTAGCTATTGGCGCACCAGTGAAATTGGTTAACATCGTATAAAGCTGACTAATCATGCATATTAACAACAATAAATAGACAAAATCAGTGAGTTATGGTGATTATGTTGGCAATATTGCATCATCAAAGGCGATACAGCCACTCAATATCCTAGCACCGGATTAATTAAAATAATTAATGCAGTTATTCTGGGCGCCAGAGAGTGACTCGTTACTTATAAAACCAAGGAAGTATTAAGATCTCACCAATGGCTCTATTTTATAAAGGTTTATATTTATAAGGTTGCTAGATTGTGGCGACAAGTGACGCCGATAAATCGAGGAAACTACTCAGAGAGTACTATATAGATTTAGAGAAAGTTAAAATAGGTGCGTATTACTGCTGATATTTTGACAAATTTCAGATACAAAAAAGGCCATCCGTTAGGATGGCCTCGTTTGTTTATTTGATACCTGGCAGTGTCCTACTCTCGCATGGGGAGACCCCACACTACCATCGGCGCTACGGCGTTTCACTTCTGAGTTCGGCATGGGGTCAGGTGGGACCACCGCGCTATTACCGCCAGGTAAATTCTTTTCTAAGTGCCGAACTTAAACCCATATAACTGGTGCTGATACCCAGAGTCGAACTGGGGACCTCACCCTTACCAAGGGTGCGCTCTACCAACTGAGCCATATCAGCACAACTAAATTTGATGCCTGGCAGTGTCCTACTCTCGCATGGGGAGACCCCACACTACCATCGGCGCTACGGCGTTTCACTTCTGAGTTCGGCATGGGATCAGGTGGGACCACCGCGCTATTGCCGCCAGGCAAATTCTGTTTCAATCAACCCGCCACGTGATTTACACCACACAGCCAGTCAATCCAATCTGTTAACAATGCTGAAAATCAAAACGCTCTCTAAAACACCTTCGGTGCTGTAAGGTTAAGCCTCACGGATCATTAGTACTGGTTAGCTCAATGCATCGCTGCACTTACACACCCAGCCTATCAACGCCATAGTCTTTAACGTTCCTTCAGGGGGCTTGAAGCCCCAGGGAAGACTCATCTTGAGGCAAGTTTCGCGCTTAGATGCTTTCAGCGCTTATCTTTTCCGCATTTAGCTACCGGGCAATGCCATTGGCATGACAACCCGAACACCAGTGATGCGTCCACTCCGGTCCTCTCGTACTAGGAGCAGCCCCTCTCAATCTTCCAACGCCCACGGCAGATAGGGACCGAACTGTCTCACGACGTTCTAAACCCAGCTCGCGTACCACTTTAAATGGCGAACAGCCATACCCTTGGGACCTACTTCAGCCCCAGGATGTGATGAGCCGACATCGAGGTGCCAAACACCGCCGTCGATATGAACTCTTGGGCGGTATCAGCCTGTTATCCCCGGAGTACCTTTTATCCGTTGAGCGATGGCCCTTCCATTCAGAACCACCGGATCACTAAGACCTACTTTCGTACCTGCTCGAGCCGTCACTCTCGCAGTCAAGCTAGCTTATGCCTTTGCACTAACCTCACGATGTCCGACCGTGATTAGCTAACCTTCGTGCTCCTCCGTTACTCTTTGGGAGGAGACCGCCCCAGTCAAACTACCCACCAGACACTGTCCTCACCCCAGATTATGGGGCCGAGTTAGAACATCAAACATTAAAGGGTGGTATTTCAAGGTTGGCTCCACGCAGACTGGCGTCCACGCTTCGATGCCTCCCACCTATCCTACACATCAAGGCTCAATGTTCAGTGTCAAGCTATAGTAAAGGTTCACGGGGTCTTTCCGTCTTGCCGCGGGTACACTGCATCTTCACAGCGAGTTCAATTTCACTGAGTCTCGGGTGGAGACAGCCTGGCCATCATTACGCCATTCGTGCAGGTCGGAACTTACCCGACAAGGAATTTCGCTACCTTAGGACCGTTATAGTTACGGCCGCCGTTTACTGGGGCTTCGATCAAGAGCTTCGCCTTGCGGCTGACCCCATCAATTAACCTTCCAGCACCGGGCAGGCGTCACACCGTATACGTCCACTTTCGTGTTTGCACAGTGCTGTGTTTTTATTAAACAGTTGCAGCCAGCTGGTATCTGCGACTGGCTTCAGCTCCGAGAGCAAGTCTCTTCACCTAGCGCCAGCGTGCCTTCTCCCGAAGTTACGGCACCATTTTGCCTAGTTCCTTCACCCGAGTTCTCTCAAGCGCCTGAGTATTCTCTACCTGACCACCTGTGTCGGTTTGGGGTACGATTTAATGTTACCTG carries:
- the aceB gene encoding malate synthase A; its protein translation is MTQQLVGTELVFTQKFSTAERQVLTAQAIEFLTELVAEFSERRCQLLAAREKWQHGIDNGGLPDFISETTSIRNGDWKIQNIPADLQDRRVEITGPVERKMVINALNANVKVFMADFEDSLAPSWDKVIEGQINLHDAVKGTISYTNESGKIYQLKPNPAVLIARVRGLHLPEKHVTYQGEAISGGLFDFALYFLHNYEHLLANGSGPYFYLPKMQSYQEAAWWSDVFTFTEQRFGLPQGTIKATVLIETLPAVFQMDEILYHLRHHIVGLNCGRWDYIFSYIKTLKNHSDRVLPDRQSVTMTQPFLSAYSRLLIKTCHKRGALAMGGMAAFIPSKDAEKNAWVLDKVRADKELEATNGHDGTWVAHPGLADTVMEVFNRVLGNRPNQLEVSRAQDKPITAAELLEPCSGERTEEGMRANIRVAVQYIEAWISGNGCVPIYGLMEDAATAEISRTSIWQWIHHQKSLSNGKKVTKELFRTMLSEEMQVVKQELGSERFDSGRFKEAAQLMERITTQDELIDFLTLPGYALLA
- the metA gene encoding homoserine O-acetyltransferase MetA, whose protein sequence is MPIRVPDELPAVSFLRNENVFVMTSSRAKTQEIRPLKVLVLNLMPKKIETENQFLRLLSNSPLQVDIQLLRVDSRESKNTPAEHLNNFYCDFEEIKNQNFDGLIVTGAPLGLVDFSDVAYWPQIERIITWAKDHVTSTLFVCWAVQAALNILYGIPKLTRKEKLSGIYRHQTLKPLALLTRGFDESFFAPHSRYADFPIEILQQYTDLDILAASDEAGAYLFASKDKRVAFVTGHPEYDVDTLAGEYARDRAAGLEPAVPLNYFPQNDPTQRPLASWRSHGHLLFANWLNYYVYQITPFDLRQMNPTLD